A region of Panicum virgatum strain AP13 chromosome 8N, P.virgatum_v5, whole genome shotgun sequence DNA encodes the following proteins:
- the LOC120685464 gene encoding uncharacterized protein LOC120685464 — MPYYASLKAPFSRPRDLRSRQFRGCPDAAGAGGRCRGAVAGAAAAAGLDPCPQVHRTPQQVQGAAATAGPWDAAAGPGLPRCRSRSTIAEERLEDSWAPLDETVATEELEEMIHSKEAHTNAVNLESLSLDIVKSLYAKFIDWDEDMYDLENDTPAHAANPLRNFLARSVFHPRLILAQLLPCQPSMV, encoded by the exons ATGCCCTATTACGCTTCCTTGAAGGCGCCTTTCAGCCGGCCACGTGACCTTCGGTCGCGACAGTTCAGGGGCTGCCCCGACGCCGCAGGTGCAGGGGGCCGCTGCCGGGGTGCGGTTgcaggggccgccgccgccgcaggtctAGATCCCTGTCCGCAGGTTCATAGGACGCCGCAGCAGGTGCagggggccgccgccaccgcaggtCCATGGGACGCCGCCGCAGGTCCAGGGCTACCCCGATGCCGCAGCAGGTCCACG ATTGCAGAGGAGCGCTTGGAGGATAGTTGGGCCCCTTTGGATGAAACAGTGGCTACTGAAGAACTTGAGGAGATGATCCACTCTAAAGAGGCGCACACAAATGCAGTAAACCTTGAGAGC CTTTCTTTGGACATTGTCAAAAGTCTGTATGCAAAGTTCATAGATTGGGATGAGGATATGTATGACCTGGAAAATGACACACCTGCCCATGCAGCAAA TCCATTAAGGAACTTCCTGGCTAGGTCAGTGTTCCATCCACGTCTGATTTTGGCACAGCTCCTCCCTTGTCAGCCTTCCATGGTTTAG